In Sulfuriferula plumbiphila, the genomic window TGCACGGTCATGCCGCAAATCAGCAGACCTTTCTGGCTAAGTGACGTGTAGCGTGATTCAATGGCCATCTTGACCCGGCGGCAACGCTCTACCGTGCGCTCGCGGCAACCCGGCACCCGACTGTCGTAGCGATAGTGAATCGCCACGGGCGCAGGCAAACCGTGCTTGATATTCAGCTTGCCAAAAATGCTGATGCCCACATCCATGTCCGTCGCGCCTTCTTCCACCGTGTACAGGTGGGCAAAGTACGCCAGGTTGCGCAACTGGAATTCCTCGAAACCGTCGCCCACGCTGATGAAGCGTTCGGCGTGACCGATGTCGGCGTAGCGCCCGCGCCAGTTGCTGCATACATAGTCGATCTGCGACAGGTTGTTGATCAGCAGTGTTGCAATCAAACGCCGCATTCCCTCGTGCGGCTCACCCTCGCCGCTGCCCCAGCCACCGACTGAGCTGGCCGCCTGGATTGCCTGGTAGATCTTAAGCCGCGCGGCACTGGGATCATCATTGGCGCTGCTGTGATACACATCCATATTGTCGATGAACCGATACAGGCTCATTTCGCCTTTGGCGTCGGGTATGTGTACCTTGATCGCATCGGTATCGGTATCCACGCCGATCAGCAGGGTGTCCACCGATGCGCCGCAGCAAAAGCTGTTTTCTATCGCCTGACGAAACTCGCCTAGTCGCTTCAACCCCGCTTCAGCTGCGCGGGTCACATTGCTGCAATGCGCGGCACAACCTTCGTGCGTCGGATCCGAGCTGCTCCAGTGATACACCACCACCTTCAGATAACGGGTACCGGCGTCGGCTGTGACCGGCCGGCCCTCGCGAAACCGCATCAGTTCGGTTTCAACCCAGCGTTTGACATTGGCGTCCACATCGAACATCGCACCAGCGTAGGCCTTGCGGCTGCGCACCGCACCATCCGGCAGGCGCAGTATGTAACGCACCAGCCCCTTGAGACGGCCATCCGAGCAGGGCGAGATATCAACCGCGTGGTAGCCGCTATCCAGAAAAAATGCGACGGCCTCGTCTGTACCACGATGCGGGTTGTTGAGCTCCGCCTGCGCCGCCATGAGACGCACGGTTTGCATGACGCATTCGCCATACAAGGCACGCATATCCAGATCAGCTATCCAGGCATCGGCCAGAATCTGCGCAGGCAGTTCGAACCCCAGTTGTTCACGCGCAATCTGTTGCGCACGGTCACTGAAATCCACTTCGTGCTGCAGCCCCGCAATGCGTTTGAGCACCGGCACGATGGCATCGAAGCGATCCTTTATACTTAATTCGTGCGCCAGCAGGCGCTGATTTTCTTCCTGATTGGCTAGCGGATGGTGACGCAGCCGCCCGTTGTCCACCAGACAGTTGGCGTTACACTCAACAGAGGCCTGCGCCACGCTCCGCGCGCCATACAAGTCCTGCCCGTGGCGCGCCGGCAGCGCACCAGCAGGCGTACCCAGGCCGTAAGGCGGGCGTCTTGCTGCGGGCTGCGGGCCGAGATTGCGCCCGGGTCGGTTTCTCGTATTCATTGCGTGCGTGACCTGTTCAAATTTGGAAAAAACACTGCGTCAACCGCGCGCACCGCCGGAGTAGGTAATCGCGGAACCCTTGGCATCGTTACCGCTGCTGCCGGTGATACGGCTCATCGGCAGGTCCGGCTTTTCACGGTTCTTGAGCTGCGCTGCGCCCACCATCAGACTGCGCTGCTCACCACGCAAGGTGGGGTTGCGGCGCGTTGCATCGCCCTCGGTACCCGTCACGCTCTCATTGCGCCGCCAGGCTGCCCCGGTAATCGCAAACCCACCCTCGCGTCCGTCGCCGGTCAGGCGGCTGCGCATGTCGTCAGCGACAGGTGCCGGGGCTCGTGCTGCCATCAGCGCCGAGACGCCTTCCTGGTGGCGAAATTCAGGCGTACCCGACACCAGCCCGGCGGCCAGATTCACCGGGCCGGTAATCCGGCCGACTGCACCATACGCGGTGCCGGTAATACGGCTCAAGCTGCTGTCCCGCGCGGTGCGTGACGGCGTGGCGATGCTGAACTCCCCCCGCACTGGCGCAGGCTCCGGCACCGCTGCCGCTATTCGCGGGGCATCCATCGCAGCGCGGCTGAGAGGATGCGGATTGCTGTTGGCACCGCGCTGCGACACGCGCTGATACGCGCCGGCATAGGGTGTGCCGCTCAATACCTGGCTTTCGCCACGTTCGGCACCGGTCACCTTGCTGCCGTTTTCACCGCGTGCGGCGCGCAACGCCAATCCTGCCTGCGCGCCGCGACTGGCCATCAGGGCACGCGAAGCCTGTTGTTGTGCGGCATCGTTCAAGCCTGCGCGCGGATCCGTATTGATATATTCGGTACCGGAAATCATCAGCGCGCCGCCCTGCTCTCCGCCGGTCACTTTGCTGCTTTGCTCAACCAGGGTGCCGGATACCTGCTGATCATGGCGGGTGCGCATCAGCCCGACTTTTTCGGGCAGCGCCTGCGGCGCGCGGTTGCACGCCTGGTACTGAGCCAGACCGTTGGACTCGGTACCGGTCACTGCGGCACACGCACCGCGCTCTGCGCCGGTAATGAGTTCGCTCGGCGCAACGTCCGTGCCAGTCACCGCCTGTTGCTTGACCGTGCTCATCACGCTGACTTTATGCGGTGCGTTATTGCCGCTGCGACAGGCGCTGACCGACTGATCCTGCGCATACTGGCTGCCGGTGAGCTTGCTGTTACAGCTGCCCGGCTCGTCACCCGTCACTTTCGGGTTGCGCCCGACAAGCGTGCCGCTCACCGGTAGTCCCGCCTGGGTCGATGCCAGATTTACCTTGGCAGGCGCGGCCAGCGGTTTGGCCGCGCAGAACGATTCAAACTTGTCCGCGCTCAGATATTCGGTGCCGGTCACTGGCTTGCACGCACCCGCTTCGCTACCTGTCATCTGTGCGCTGCGATCCACGTCCACGCCACTGACGCGCTGACCGCGACCTGTATTGCTGATGCTGACCTTGGCCGGCGCCGGGGCGGGCTTGACCGGACACAAGGCTTCGTATTGCTCGGCACCGATGTACTCCGTGCCGGTGATGACGCGGCAGCTGCCCGGCTCGTTACCGGTCACTTTCCCGGTCCGTTCGACCTGGGTGCCTGTCACGCTGGTGCCAGTCAAGGTCGTACCCACTTCCACCTTGACCGGCGCCTTGGGGCGTACCCGCCCTGCAGGACGCGACGCCGGGCTGTCTCCACGCCCTTCGTTAGACAGGGCAGCACGCCGCGCACGCGCCGCATCGCGCCCGCTCAAACCCGCCATGAACGCGGACTTGCCGTTGCTGCGCCGCTCAGACGCAGCCGTTCTGTAAGCAGACTTGACGGCGGTCTTGCCCTGGCTGGCCAGCGCACTGCGCCGCGCCTGACACAGCTTGCGTACTGCCGAAACCGCCGAGCCAGCCGGCGCAACCGGTTCGCTCTCCACCAGGCTGCACACGGCGTCAAGCGCTTGTTCTGTTTCGTCCTTGCTGTCGTCAAGCTTGTTTTTGCCTTTGCAACCACAACCGCAGTCTGCCGCCTCGGGCAATGCCGCCGGTTCAGCCGCATGCACCGTTGCCGGGCGCACTGCAGGCGCACTCGTCTTGCCCTGAGCCAGCGCAGCCCGGCCGCCTTGCGACAGCGCTTCGCGGCGCGTACGTGACAGCGACTTGCCGGACAGACCGCCTGGTGCCATAACACCGGGCGCTGGCACAGCAGGCTGCATATCCACTGCCGCCGGTGCCGGGCGTGAAGCCGTAGCCGCTGCAGGGCGCGCTGCCGCTTGTGGCAGTTTTGCCGTCAGCGCGGTACGCCCGTTTTGCGACAACGCCTGGCGCCGCGCCAAGGCAGCCGCGCGCGCTGAACGAGGTGTTGCTGCCGTGTTTGCAATAGCATCACTCATGCTTTATATCCTTCCGTGTTCAACCCGACCCCGACGGGGGCCGTCTACTGAATGACCCGTTAAATGGCAGATTAACGCCCGCGGAACACCACGAACGAGCTGCCCTGGCTCTGCGAGTAGTTGTCGTAGCCGATCAGACGGACGTGGTGACCTGGGTGCGCACGCTTGCACGCCTCCAGCTCGGTAATGATGGCGTCGACCGACTGTTCGCCGAACATCGGCAATTTCCACATGTACCAGTAGTAGGCATCTGCGCGAGCAGGTTCTACATGCTCGATTCCCGGGTTCCAGCCCTGGCTGACCATATAGGCAATCTGACGACGTATTTTTTCCGGCGCCATGGCAGGCAGATACGAGAAGGTTTCGTACTTGGGGGTCGAGATGTAATCCTGAATGTCTGACATTGCTATTCCTTTCTTGAGTCGCCGACCGGCCAGCCGGCACGGCCAGCGCAAATTAAATGTGCGCGTTTAAGCCATTGAAAATTAACGGTTAACAACGTCCAGCTTGTCCACCGTGTCGAACTCGAACTTGATCTCTTTCCAGGTTTCCATGGCGATCTTGAGTTCCGGGCTGTCCTTGGCGGCGTTGGTGAGGATCTCCTTGCCTTCGCGCTCCAGCTCGCGACCTTCGTTGCGCGCTTCCACACAGGCTTCCAGCGCCACCCGGTTGGCGGCGGCGCCGGCGGCGTTGCCCCAGGGGTGGCCGAGCGTGCCGCCACCGAATTGCAGCACCGAGTCATCACCGAAGATGTTGACCAGCGCAGGCATGTGCCACACGTGGATGCCGCCGGATGCTACCGGCAATACGCCAGGCATCGAACCCCAGTCCTGATCGAACATGATGCCGCGCGAGCGATCTTCCGGAATGAACGATTCGCGCATCAGATCGATCCAGCCCAGCGTGGCGTGACGATCGCCTTCCAGCTTGCCGACCACGGTGCCGGAGTGCAGATGATCACCCCCGGACAGACGCAGAATCTTGGTCAGCACGCGGAAGTGAATACCGTGGTGCGGATTGCGGTCGAGCACGGCGTGCATGGCGCGGTGGATGTGCAGCAGCACACCGTTTTTGCGGCACCAGTTGGCCAGGCTGGTGTTGGCCGTGAAACCACCGGTGATGTAGTCGTGCATGATGATCGGCGCGCCGATTTCCTTGGCGAATTCAGCCCGCTCAATCATCTGTTCCGCAGTCGGCGCGGTGACGTTCAGGTAGTGGCCCTTGCGTTCGCCAGTCTCGTTCTGCGCATTCAGGGTTGCGTCCTGCACGAACAGGAAGCGATCACGCCAGCGCATGAACGGCTGGCTGTTGACGTTCTCGTCGTCCTTGGTGAAGTCCAGGCCGCCGCGCAGGCACTCGTACACCGCGCGGCCGTAGTTCTTGGCGGACAGGCCGAGCTTGGGCTTGATGGTGCAACCCAGCAGCGGACGGCCATATTTGTTCATCTTGTCGCGCTCGACCTGAATACCGTGGGGCGGACCGCCGCAGGTTTTCACGTAGGCGATGGGGAAGCGCACGTCTTCCAGGCGCAGGGCACGCAAGGCCTTGAAGCCAAACACGTTACCGACCAGGGAGGTGAATACGTTGACCACCGAGCCCTCTTCGAACAGGTCAATCGGGTAAGCCACGAAGGCGTAGAAGCAGGTGTCATCACCGGGTACGTCTTCGATGCGGTAGGCGCGGCCTTTGTAGTAGTCCAGGTCGGTCAGCAGATCGGTCCACACAGTGGTCCAGGTGCCGGTGGAAGACTCGGCTGCCACGGCGGCGGCCGCTTCTTCACGATCCACACCAGCTTGCGGGGTAATCTTGAAGCACGCAAGGATGTCGGTATCCAGCGGGGTGTATTCCGGCATCCAGTAAGTCTGGCGATACTCCTTCACACCCGCATTAAATTTTTTGACGCTCATCACACTCTCCTTTAAGCAACACTTAAAAATGACGCATTTCCCACGACGCACTCTCAAACACCGACATCCGACTGTATTGATTCAGCCCGACCCCAGCAGTCGTCCCACTATAAATAAATCAAAACATAATTTAAAATGAATAATAATTATGAAATACATTAACCTTACTGAATGAGTTACGCGCCCTTTCCCACGCGAGGACAGACATGAATTTCACGCTCAGGCAACTCCGTTTATTTGAAGCCGTCGCGCGCAACGCGAGCTACACCCGGGCAGCAGAAGAAATGCACCTGACGCAGCCCGCTGTTTCGACCCAGGTCAAGCAGCTGGAAGAGGATGTAGGCATGGCCTTGTTCGAGCACATGGGCAGAAAAATCTTTCTCACCGAGGCCGGACGCGAGATGTACGAATTCAGTCGCTCCATTGCGCAAAAATTCGACGACATCAGCATGGTTCTGGACGAAATGAAAGGTGTTAAACACGGCGCACTCAATATTTCAGTGACCAGCACGGCAAAATATTTCGCGCCCTATCTGCTTGCCGAATTTTGCCGCAAGCATGCCGGTATCACCGTCAATCTGGACGTGACCAACCGCGCTACGCTTTTGCGGCAACTGGCCGACAACTTGCCCGACATGGCGATCATGGGGACGCCCCCCAGTGGACTGGATCTGGAAGCCGACTCGTTCATGAGCAACCCGCTGGTGGTCATCGCACCGCCCAGCCATCCGCTGGTTCAAGCCGGCCGCATCTCGCTGCACAGGCTGTTGCAGGAGCACTTTATCGTGCGCGAACAAGGCTCCGGCACACGCAATGCCATTGAGCGCTTCATGCAACAACGCGGCCTGAGCATGAAGACCACCATGGAAATGAGCCGTAACGAGGCCATCAAGCATGCCGTTATGGCGGGGCTGGGCCTGGGCATGGTATCGATCCACACACTGGAGCTGGAGCTGGCGTTGGGTCGATTGACAATACTGGATGTGGAAGGCTTTCCCATCGTCAAGGACTGGTATCTGGTGCATCGGCGCGGCAAGCGCTTTTCAGGAGCGGCGGCAGCTTTCAAGGATTTTGTGCTGCAGGAAAGCAGTCGCTTCATAAAAATCCCGCAAGCCGAAGTCGACGCGTAAACGCACATCGCACTGCTGGCACGCTGCATTTAGCCCTGGAACTTGACCAGACGGTTAACCTGAATATCGGATACGAAAATCACGCCGGTATGTTCGTTAAAAAACGGCGCGAAGCCTTCCAATATGGGCTGCACCAGCTCTTCCGATACGGCGGTGATGATCATGATCAACACTGAGTCTTCATTGAACATCACGTGCCCCTCATGAAAACCGTGGCTACCTTTTCCTGACAGATGATTGACGATGGTATAGCCGGTCACGCCAGCACGTTCCAGCAAGTCGGTGGCAAACGCCTGATGTTCACCCTCCAGAATAATTTCGAGTTTTTTTAGCGTACTCAGATTCAGGTTATTCATGCTTCAATCACTCCCGGTGGGTTCGAGAACAAACGCGTCAGGCAAGTCCACTTGTTGCCATGCGCCGTGGTCATAAAGATGTACTGCGAGGGTTTCAGGATCGAGCACCAGCATGCGTATCCAGCCATTCTGCACCAGGCGTTTGATGGTAACGACGCCTTCTATCGCGCTGCGGGCGTGTTCAAATGGTGCCTCAATGAGCGTAATCAGTCGCAGCGGCTCATGATAAGGATGGCCCTCCTTGAGCACGGTTTGCGCCGGCAAGCCGGTACGCAAATCGCTCAGATTGCCGCTCATCACGCCAAAGCGGCCGGCGACATTGTGATACGCTTTGTTGCCGCTGCCATAACGCTCATTGTCGACCGTAGAAAAATAATGCTCCATGTTGATCCATTGTCCGACCACTAGTGGGCCGGTCAGGACGGACTCCAGCAAACGCCGCTTGGGATCGACGCGCCAGTCATAGGAATTCAGAAAGGCACGGCCTGCCAGCCCGGCACGCTGGGTGAGCTGCCGCCGACCTATGACGAAATAGGCATTACGCGACAAGCCCCATTCGGGTCGTGCCTGTGACCAGTCGCTGGCATTGCGCCGCGCCAGGCGGCTCGATGCATTGGCGTCCGGAGGTACGCCGATGTCGCTCGGAACCAGTGTCGCCATGCGCTCCTGTGCGCACAAGCGGGACGCCGCCTTCAGCCCTTTGTGCAAACGGTCGAGGTAAATCAGGTGCGCGGGCGGAATCAGCTCGCGGTCCAGAATGGTGATTTCGTCAGTCGTCGTATTGTGCAACGCGGCCACAAAACACACGTCGGCAGGGATATCCAGCCCCTGCTCGCGCAAGCGCCGCCGCACTTCCGACTTATTGGCCATTTGCGCCATTGCACGTGCGTTAAAAATGCCTGAATTGCCACCACAGGCGCCGCAATCAAGCGCGGATTCATACGGATTATTCTCTGACTCACTGCCGTGCCCGACCAACAACACAAAACGTGAAAAATGCTCAATCAATCCGATGGAGCGCAGCGCCTGCCCGAGCAAGTGCGCCTGTTCGTTACTGGTAAAGCCAATCCGCCCCAGGCGTTCGAATTGCAGACGCGAAAACTGCCGATTGATGCGATAGGCGTCGCGCAGTCGCGTAACAAAGGCGTTGCACGCAGCCAGTTCCAGACCCAACTGATGCGCCAATTCATCGCTCGGCAACTGTTTTGTGAGCGCCGTTTCACGCAACTGACGCACCAAGTCGTCGGTAATGCGTTCGGGCGGCAAACCCAATTCGTGTTCTACCGCTTTGACAATGACGGCACGCTGTACCGCGCGCAGGATGGAATCCGCCTGCTCACGGCCTAGCTTGTCCAGCAGCAGACGCGTCATCGGCTTGGCGGGAAACAGTTTGCGACGCCAACGGCTATATGCCAATGGCGCAATAGTCTTGCCTATCATGTCGAAACCGAACAGCAGCCCGATGGCCTCCACCGCCGCAAACGGTGCCAGCACCGAGTTTTTTAGCTCATGCAGGGCGTGTTCAAATACACCCACCACGGATTCGTCAACAGGACCGCTGGCGTTCATTTCCAGCACCAGGTTTTTGGGCGTGACCACAGCCGGACACAAATGGGTTTCGCTGCCCTTGCCAAGCTCGAGTATGCCTATGGGCACGCCAAAGAAACCGGCAATGCCATAGGTCTGATAATCGCCTATGTGCTCCAGCTGACGCCGGATGCGTTCGGAACGGGTATCGATGCAAAACAGCGCCTGCGCAAACGGACGTTTGTCACGCGGTGTTGGCGGCGTGACATCAATGTCGCGCAGCAACACCTGCATCGCTCGTGCCTCCATGGCGCGCAACCACAGCATGCCCTCGGCCTGCTCGAATGCCTCGACCGTGGCAAGCAAACTGTCCAGCGCCTCGACTGATAACGACGTCAAGCAAAAAGTGGCCGACGCCTGCGTGCCCCAATCGTGCAGACGTTGCGCCAACAACATCGCCTCGTCAGCACGTTTACGCTCGACATAAGTGGTAAACACGCGGCTGATAATTGACTGCTTGCCACGCAGTATGGCGTCTTCCACCTTGGCTGCCAGTTGCGGCACCACATCACCGCTGTAGAACTCATACCGCAGGAAAGCTTCCGCAGTGTGTGTGTCTATGAACTTCGCCAATTCAGGCGCACTGCCGGGCACATTCGAATCGGTTTCCTCTTTAAGCAAGGCCAATCCAAGCGCCAGCCGTACTGCCAGAAAATCAACCATGTCGGCCGGATAATGCTGCCCCCAGTAGTAATGTTGGGCGTTTGAACGCCAGCGGATAAAACCGGCCCAACCATGCAAGTGCACCAGCTCGCGCGAAAAATAGTCCGCCCAGCGCGTTTCCGGCACGGCAAGCGTATCCATGGCGTAGGCAATCACGCCTTCCGGAGTACTCGATTGCGCCAGGATTTGGCTAATATTCACGCCTCGCAAAAAAAGTCTGACGTTGCGCCTGGACAATTCACGCCAGGCGTTGAATAGCCCCGATTCGCGCCCGGGCATAGTCCAAGCTGACTGACCTTCGTCAAAAAAATCCAGACAGCTTTTAATCAACAAGTCATCCAGTGTCGTGCCAATATGCGTGCCAAATAAGGTATCAACCGCCTCGTATATCGGCCGCGCGCCGCCTGCCTTTTCGTGCAACCAGGCGGCCAATGCGGCCATGTCGACGGGCGCCACACACTCGGACACCTTGCCATTGAGCGCGTGGTGCACGTCACGCGTACCGGCCACGACGCATGCCTTACTCAGCGGCTCAGCAACCTGAGTGAGCAGCGTCATCAGCCAATGCGACAAATCCACACCCGGCACGCTGCTCCGCGTGGCGACGAAGTCTTGCACCCCCGTCAGCAGACTGGCGCGGTCAATTTTGCCTTCCTGCAAAAAGCGCTGGTACGTCTTGCGCGGCAGAAAACCCTTGCCATGAAAAAGCGCCTGGCCCTTTTCTACCGCCTGCGCAAAAGGCAGTTTTTCCAGACCGTGCAAAGGATTATGGTGAATGAAGTGACGCATCGGCCAAAAATACGGAATCGGCTCGCCTGCCACGTATACCATGGCACGAATTTTTAACTTGCGATCAAGCGCCAGGCTCATTTACCACCCTCCCGTAAGTCCCATACTGCTCAGTACCGTAGCGGCACCCACAAGCGTTACCAATCCCAAACCAGACAGCCACGCGGTACGCAGACTCAAATCGGGGGGTGTTTGCGCGCGTGACCACACGCCGGGCAAAAACCCTTGCAGCAACCGCACTCCGGCCCAACTCCACAACAGCCAGACCATCGACACACCCACCGCAGCCATAAACGACGCCTCTGACAACACCGCCATCAGTGCAAAAAACGAGGGAAACAGCGGTGTCGCAATCGCCGCCAGCACGGCCAGTACCAACACGCCCGCCAACCGTGGCAAACGCTGTGCCATACCGCAATGCAAGCCACTATAGGCCGCCCCCAAGCGATTTTTGAGCATGGGAACCACGGCGGCCGCGATGATGAAGGAGGCGGAAAAACCCAGACCCTGCAAACGCAACATCGCCTCGCTGTTGGCGTTGACCAACCCAATCCAGAGCAAGGCAAAGGCAGACGCCGCGATGAATGCAATCCATGTACTGACATCCCGCAGGCTGAGCATGCGCAGCGCATACAACGCCGCCGTCAACAGCCCCCATCCCACCACCCACTGAGGCAGCTGCGCATGCGTAGAAAATGCGATGGTCAAACCGATTTGAGGCCAGGCAAGCACTATCAGGGCGCGCAGCCACGCCCACGGCACGTATTTAAAAAAGGCTGTCAATACCATGCTGAGCGGAAACAGCGGCAAAAATATCCCTATTGCAAGCAGAATCAGAATTGCCATATCAAATCCACCTCAGATACAGATTCAAGCGTGCCGACAGTCCAATCAGCCCGCGCCCCAACAGCGCATACACATCCGCAATGTAGAGCTCACGTGAAATCAGCGCGTAAAAATCGAGCCAGCTGCGTTTCGGTTGTTTGCGTCCTTCGTTGTGATAACTGGCCGCACGGTAGGCCAGCATCCAGCCAAACACGATGACTGCCGTGAGCACGCCAACCAGTATGTAAAACTCGGACTGGGTAATGCCTGCCGCTGCGTAGATGCGTGCGCGAAACTGTGCATCAGGGTACAAAAACAGATCGAATGCATGGCTGATGAAGGTATAGCCGAGTACCACCAGGGTCAGCGAGAAAACCGCCAGCGTCACCAGACGCCAAGGTGTTTCGCTGTCCATGCGGTGGATGGAAAACAGCAATTGGGCACCTGTGACCCAGCCGAAAAACAGCAGGATAATCGCACCCTGCTCAATCACAAGGCTGTCTGTCACCAGCCAATGTGCCAGGCCGAACACCAACGCCGGCACCGCCAAGGTAATCGCCGCCATCAATATCCACGGTTGACGATAAGCGGTGGGACGTCGCTCAATCACAAACGTGTAGAGATCATCCTTGGGCACGCCGTCGTCGTGGCGCGCCTTGCCGATGACACCGCCAGAAGCAAGAAACAGCGTGCCTTTGAACAAGCCGTGCGCAATCAAGTGGAAAACAGCGAGCGAAAACGCGCCCACGCCGCA contains:
- a CDS encoding CsoS2 family carboxysome shell protein, producing MSDAIANTAATPRSARAAALARRQALSQNGRTALTAKLPQAAARPAAATASRPAPAAVDMQPAVPAPGVMAPGGLSGKSLSRTRREALSQGGRAALAQGKTSAPAVRPATVHAAEPAALPEAADCGCGCKGKNKLDDSKDETEQALDAVCSLVESEPVAPAGSAVSAVRKLCQARRSALASQGKTAVKSAYRTAASERRSNGKSAFMAGLSGRDAARARRAALSNEGRGDSPASRPAGRVRPKAPVKVEVGTTLTGTSVTGTQVERTGKVTGNEPGSCRVITGTEYIGAEQYEALCPVKPAPAPAKVSISNTGRGQRVSGVDVDRSAQMTGSEAGACKPVTGTEYLSADKFESFCAAKPLAAPAKVNLASTQAGLPVSGTLVGRNPKVTGDEPGSCNSKLTGSQYAQDQSVSACRSGNNAPHKVSVMSTVKQQAVTGTDVAPSELITGAERGACAAVTGTESNGLAQYQACNRAPQALPEKVGLMRTRHDQQVSGTLVEQSSKVTGGEQGGALMISGTEYINTDPRAGLNDAAQQQASRALMASRGAQAGLALRAARGENGSKVTGAERGESQVLSGTPYAGAYQRVSQRGANSNPHPLSRAAMDAPRIAAAVPEPAPVRGEFSIATPSRTARDSSLSRITGTAYGAVGRITGPVNLAAGLVSGTPEFRHQEGVSALMAARAPAPVADDMRSRLTGDGREGGFAITGAAWRRNESVTGTEGDATRRNPTLRGEQRSLMVGAAQLKNREKPDLPMSRITGSSGNDAKGSAITYSGGARG
- a CDS encoding LysR family transcriptional regulator codes for the protein MNFTLRQLRLFEAVARNASYTRAAEEMHLTQPAVSTQVKQLEEDVGMALFEHMGRKIFLTEAGREMYEFSRSIAQKFDDISMVLDEMKGVKHGALNISVTSTAKYFAPYLLAEFCRKHAGITVNLDVTNRATLLRQLADNLPDMAIMGTPPSGLDLEADSFMSNPLVVIAPPSHPLVQAGRISLHRLLQEHFIVREQGSGTRNAIERFMQQRGLSMKTTMEMSRNEAIKHAVMAGLGLGMVSIHTLELELALGRLTILDVEGFPIVKDWYLVHRRGKRFSGAAAAFKDFVLQESSRFIKIPQAEVDA
- a CDS encoding carboxysome shell carbonic anhydrase, encoding MNTRNRPGRNLGPQPAARRPPYGLGTPAGALPARHGQDLYGARSVAQASVECNANCLVDNGRLRHHPLANQEENQRLLAHELSIKDRFDAIVPVLKRIAGLQHEVDFSDRAQQIAREQLGFELPAQILADAWIADLDMRALYGECVMQTVRLMAAQAELNNPHRGTDEAVAFFLDSGYHAVDISPCSDGRLKGLVRYILRLPDGAVRSRKAYAGAMFDVDANVKRWVETELMRFREGRPVTADAGTRYLKVVVYHWSSSDPTHEGCAAHCSNVTRAAEAGLKRLGEFRQAIENSFCCGASVDTLLIGVDTDTDAIKVHIPDAKGEMSLYRFIDNMDVYHSSANDDPSAARLKIYQAIQAASSVGGWGSGEGEPHEGMRRLIATLLINNLSQIDYVCSNWRGRYADIGHAERFISVGDGFEEFQLRNLAYFAHLYTVEEGATDMDVGISIFGKLNIKHGLPAPVAIHYRYDSRVPGCRERTVERCRRVKMAIESRYTSLSQKGLLICGMTVQDKRPGSPIERVEAETA
- a CDS encoding DUF2309 domain-containing protein, with the protein product MSLALDRKLKIRAMVYVAGEPIPYFWPMRHFIHHNPLHGLEKLPFAQAVEKGQALFHGKGFLPRKTYQRFLQEGKIDRASLLTGVQDFVATRSSVPGVDLSHWLMTLLTQVAEPLSKACVVAGTRDVHHALNGKVSECVAPVDMAALAAWLHEKAGGARPIYEAVDTLFGTHIGTTLDDLLIKSCLDFFDEGQSAWTMPGRESGLFNAWRELSRRNVRLFLRGVNISQILAQSSTPEGVIAYAMDTLAVPETRWADYFSRELVHLHGWAGFIRWRSNAQHYYWGQHYPADMVDFLAVRLALGLALLKEETDSNVPGSAPELAKFIDTHTAEAFLRYEFYSGDVVPQLAAKVEDAILRGKQSIISRVFTTYVERKRADEAMLLAQRLHDWGTQASATFCLTSLSVEALDSLLATVEAFEQAEGMLWLRAMEARAMQVLLRDIDVTPPTPRDKRPFAQALFCIDTRSERIRRQLEHIGDYQTYGIAGFFGVPIGILELGKGSETHLCPAVVTPKNLVLEMNASGPVDESVVGVFEHALHELKNSVLAPFAAVEAIGLLFGFDMIGKTIAPLAYSRWRRKLFPAKPMTRLLLDKLGREQADSILRAVQRAVIVKAVEHELGLPPERITDDLVRQLRETALTKQLPSDELAHQLGLELAACNAFVTRLRDAYRINRQFSRLQFERLGRIGFTSNEQAHLLGQALRSIGLIEHFSRFVLLVGHGSESENNPYESALDCGACGGNSGIFNARAMAQMANKSEVRRRLREQGLDIPADVCFVAALHNTTTDEITILDRELIPPAHLIYLDRLHKGLKAASRLCAQERMATLVPSDIGVPPDANASSRLARRNASDWSQARPEWGLSRNAYFVIGRRQLTQRAGLAGRAFLNSYDWRVDPKRRLLESVLTGPLVVGQWINMEHYFSTVDNERYGSGNKAYHNVAGRFGVMSGNLSDLRTGLPAQTVLKEGHPYHEPLRLITLIEAPFEHARSAIEGVVTIKRLVQNGWIRMLVLDPETLAVHLYDHGAWQQVDLPDAFVLEPTGSD
- a CDS encoding form I ribulose bisphosphate carboxylase large subunit is translated as MSVKKFNAGVKEYRQTYWMPEYTPLDTDILACFKITPQAGVDREEAAAAVAAESSTGTWTTVWTDLLTDLDYYKGRAYRIEDVPGDDTCFYAFVAYPIDLFEEGSVVNVFTSLVGNVFGFKALRALRLEDVRFPIAYVKTCGGPPHGIQVERDKMNKYGRPLLGCTIKPKLGLSAKNYGRAVYECLRGGLDFTKDDENVNSQPFMRWRDRFLFVQDATLNAQNETGERKGHYLNVTAPTAEQMIERAEFAKEIGAPIIMHDYITGGFTANTSLANWCRKNGVLLHIHRAMHAVLDRNPHHGIHFRVLTKILRLSGGDHLHSGTVVGKLEGDRHATLGWIDLMRESFIPEDRSRGIMFDQDWGSMPGVLPVASGGIHVWHMPALVNIFGDDSVLQFGGGTLGHPWGNAAGAAANRVALEACVEARNEGRELEREGKEILTNAAKDSPELKIAMETWKEIKFEFDTVDKLDVVNR
- a CDS encoding P-II family nitrogen regulator, producing the protein MNNLNLSTLKKLEIILEGEHQAFATDLLERAGVTGYTIVNHLSGKGSHGFHEGHVMFNEDSVLIMIITAVSEELVQPILEGFAPFFNEHTGVIFVSDIQVNRLVKFQG
- a CDS encoding ribulose bisphosphate carboxylase small subunit encodes the protein MSDIQDYISTPKYETFSYLPAMAPEKIRRQIAYMVSQGWNPGIEHVEPARADAYYWYMWKLPMFGEQSVDAIITELEACKRAHPGHHVRLIGYDNYSQSQGSSFVVFRGR